In Afipia sp. P52-10, the sequence CGTGCACCGCAGCATCCGAATCAGGCTGATTACACCATACAATTCCGTCCTCAGCTTCCGAGAGGAATATTCTTTGCGAGTTCCAAAATTCGCCAAAGTTCAACCACAGCTAGGGCAAATCACTGGGATAAAAGACATTTTTCTTACCACAGCCTTCCGTCGCAATTTTTGTCCGAGCTACTCGAATGATTGATCATTTCTTACTCGACCCATGCAATTCTCACTTAGCTGCATCGCAACAATTGCTCTGCTGCGTCGCGCAATAACAAGCTATATAGAGTTCCAACGCTGGGTTCGGCCCACAGAGACGAAGGAGACCCTCATCATGTTGCTCTCGATTATTCGCGCGATTCAGTCCTTCAAGGATTATCACCGGAACCTGCGTGAGCTTTCGCAGCTCACCGACCGCGAACTCGCCGATATCGGCATCGATCGTTCGGACATTCCGCGTGTCGCAGCAGGCCAGGCGCTCGACTAAGACCGCCTCACTGCAGAAGTGACGGATGACGCCCGCTCCTTGAGCGGGCGTTCTCGTTTCAGGACTTGCGTTTCAGGCCTTGGCCGCGTCTTAAGCCGCCTCGGATTTTGCTCAGGCCTGCTTGGTCCTGCGCCCGCTCGTTGAAACTGCCTAGGGCGGCTCGATCAGTTGCGCCGCGCGCAGCGAGGCTTTACGTGTCCGCCCATGACGACGCAGATCACGCCTTCGCAGGCGCCCCAACCAGCCACCATCCACATCATCGGCGCCGGCCTCGCTGGTTCCGAAGCCGCCTGGCAGGTGGCCAACCGCGGTGTCCCTGTGGTCCTGCATGAGATGCGCCCGGTCCGGACCACCGAAGCGCACGTCACCGACACTTGCGCGGAACTGGTCTGCTCCAATTCCTTTCGCTCCGACGATTCCAGCACCAACGCGGTCGGCCTGCTGCACGAAGAGATGCGCCGGGCGAGCTCGCTGATCATGCGGGCGGCAGATACCAACAAGGTGCCCGCGGGCGGCGCACTGGCGGTGGACCGCCATGGCTTCTCCGCCAGCGTCCAGGCTGCGCTGGAACGGCACCCGTTGATCGAGATTCGCCGCGAGGAGGTCGCAGGCCTGCCCCCGGCGGATTGGCCCAATGTCATCGTCGCGACCGGCCCCCTGACCTCGGCGCCCTTGGCCGAAGCCGTGCGCGGTCTCACCGGACAGGACTCCCTCGCCTTCTTCGATGCGGTCGCGCCGATCGTGCATCGCGAGTCGATCGACATGGGTATCGCCTGGTTCCAATCCCGCTACGACAAGGTGGGGCCTGGCGGCGGCGAAGCCGACTACATCAACTGCCCGATGACTAAGGAGCAG encodes:
- a CDS encoding DUF1127 domain-containing protein produces the protein MLLSIIRAIQSFKDYHRNLRELSQLTDRELADIGIDRSDIPRVAAGQALD